TTTAGGATTTCTTGTGGCCCCTTGGTTTTAAAGTATGTTCATCTTGAGAAATTATAGTAATAAGGAGGGACACAATAAATATTTGTTAGCTAGGTTGCTCGCCTAATCAAGCTCACATGTGGATCATTTACTGTTTTGCGTTATTGGAGTTTTGCTACAGTACTCATTCAGAAAAATATGAGTGGCATGTTGCAATATGGTGCTCAGGACGAAAATGATATTTGAAATTGCATGTTCTATGACAATGGTGTAATACCATAATATTTACAAATTATATTTTTTTTTCTGACTTTGCAACCAGAATGTGTTGCCTTTAGTAATATGTACGCCCACTGTTTATTTCCAGCAAGACATGATAAATATTGTTCTTCATATTACTTCATATGACCTTATTCATGTTTCACACTGGCAATGATGTGGTGCTATACACTGTTTCCTTTTATGGGACTATCAACAGCAGAGAGGATACTACAATTGGCTTGCCCTTTGTTAAATCTCACCCCATATGGTTTGAATGTAAGTTTTCCTCGCTTTCGGATTGAACTTATACAGATTTAATATAACTAAAATTTCAGTCTTATATTTATGAATCTTGTGTTGTACTTAGACAAACAATTGTTTGCACTGTTCGGAACAGAACTTGCATCGACTTTGGGCTTGATTAGTCAACCCTATTTTTTTTATCTTAACATGGTCGAAGCACTTAGTGCATGATATAAGGGATCTTTAACACCTTCTATTTCCATCAATGCTAAGATGGTCCAACGTCAAAAGCACCAAAACATTATGTTGATCGATTGAATGGAGACATCGAGCGTGCCAATATAGAAATGCCTTCCCTTGCATGTTTTTGAGCTATTTCTGCTGCTTACTGGAACTAAATTTAATTGTTGTAGTATAGATACCAATTGTTCTATTGGTTTGTGTTACCGAAGATAAAAAGAATTGTTCTTTTTATTCGATCACAACCGAAAAGTAGTATGCCTATATAGTTTTTCAATCAGTAAGAATAGTTTCAGTTCAACCATTTTCTTATCTCGGTGCCTCGGAGTTGGCATTATTGTTTTGCTAGCTATGTCTAGAGAAAATTCCCTTTCCATTAATTTGTCTTTGTGCTATCATATGGAATGAACCTGTACCAGATTCAAACTATGGAGCATTGTGTATTGGGAGCAAAACCTCAATTCATTATTGTAAGTGTAGATCTGTTCATGATGCACATTTTAATATTTCACCGGCTATTTTTTTACCAGGTTATCCCAAGCATATGCTCTTGTCTTGCATGTCGGTTttagatttatttattttgaaagagTGAAATGACTAGGAACAGAGAGTATCAAGGTATTTATATTTTTTGTACAATCTCGTGTTCATTCTGCTTGTAATTCGAAACAAGATCTAGGGACCTCAAAATGTTATGGTATAAGACTAAACATGTCACTGCTGCTATGTTAGAACTGCTGGACCTCAATAATATTTTCTTATTAAGCTTCATCCACTACTAAAAAATGTCTATATATATGGTCAATTTTACACTTAGGCACTGTTAGAAGAAACCGCTTTTAAAAAGCTTCATCAATACATCACAAAGCTCAATATATTTTAAAATCTGAACTACACTTTCTAATGGCTTCATATACCGATTTTGTTTCTACTTTTTATTTATGATCGTCTCATATTACCATTAATGGCTCTATGTTGTACAAGCTTAAGTTACCCATTTGGATAACAGTAGGCTACAATAATCAAGCACATTTTGGGTTTAATCTTGTTCTCAGCTATTGAGCAATTGCAGAATTCAACTAACGTTTAGTTGCTGCAACACTATATAGTACCCAACACTTTGGACGACGATGCATCAATGCAAGTGACTCCAATATCTCTCCATATGCCTGGTTGGCAAGCGCATACCAAGCATTAAATACGACGCCTGTTCAATgaacaaaatactccctccgttcctaaatataagtctttgagagattacactatggaccacatacggagcaaaatgtgaatctatactttaaaatgcatctagatacatccgtatatgGTCCATAGTgtaatctctccaaagacttatatttaggaacggagggagtattaattatggCAAGGTAGAGGATGTTATGATTGTCTTTACGCATGACCATGTATACACATAAAATATAGTAAAACATCGACTAATCTGTATTTTATCCCTCCTTACAGTACTTCATCAACCCATACACATTAAATAATCTCAAGAAATTTCTAAACCCATCTGTGGAGCACATGGAGATCAAAACTATACACGTGGATGAGTTTGGGAAGTTCTTCTTTGGTCAAGCTATCGGTCCTTCTTGTGTGTATAGTTCCTAATCAAAAGCTGAATATTCGATTGATACCTGGTCAATGGTCATAGATGTCCAtctgctattttacctgagagataGTACATGCATGTATCCTCTACAGTTTGAGCAAGCTTAAAGCCCTGTTATTCGCAGATTTTGGGGATTGGATGATGATACGGAAGATATTTGGGCTTTTGCCAATGACAGTCCACCAAAAACACCCTCTTTGAAAAGCTGCTTAGATGATGATGTCATTTTCGATATCGACGGCGCATGCAGCGATGACTCTGCCTGATATCCATGACTGCACTATCTTAGTCACCATAAGCTGAATGACCAGAAAAGCAATGTAAATAAGCTATCAGGAACTGATTATATGCCTTtgtctgctactccctccgtcccataatataagagcgtttttaacacTATTCTAGTGTCAAGAACgctcttatattacgggacggagggagtatgtatgaaCATTATACCTAAATATATGTTTTCTTATGTTTTAAAGATTTTATGATCGGTCTTTAAATATTCTTACTTGCATGGTTCGCTCTCGCCCGTTGCGCCACGGGTCATCTAGTATATTGAGATGCCGAAGCAATGCTCCGCCCGAAATGGAGGATCAGAATTGGCGCGTCACACACAAAAcatgcaagcaaaacaaaacaaaaacagatGCAGTTACATTATGAGTCCAGAAAGCAACAAAATCATGCACACATTCTGTATGTCCCTGTTTCCAAGGAGATCCACATCGCACTGCATCTTTGGTGGGATCATGCATGGATGCCAGTCATGTAGGAATACAGAGTTTGAGAATGTATATAAGCATCGCTTGCGCCAAATCTTTTTCATGCCCATGCTTGCATGCTCTCGTAGATCGGTAGATGACATGGCTCACCTGACGGCACTACTCCTCGCGTCCGTTCTCGTCTTCGTCTTGAGTGCGACACCCACGCTGAGCATTATCACTGGCGGAGGCGGTGCGACAGCGAGGCAGAGTACCAGCCTCAACCATGGCGCCGCTCGAACTTACGTAGTGCTCGTCGAGCCTCCGGCGCACGCGCACCACGCCGACGAAGCCGCGCACCGGAGATGGCACGAGTCGTTCCTGCGGCCGGGGTCGCGCCCTGGCAGGACGGCCGGCGGCGACGCGCCGACCATTCGCCACTCGTACACGGGCGTGTTTTCCGGCTTCGCCGCAAAGCTGACGGAGGACGAGCTCGCAGCGGTGTCCAGGAAGCGCGGGTTCGTGCGCGCCTTCCCGGAGCGGAGGGTGCCGCTCATGACGACGCGCACGCCGGGGTTCCTCGGCCTGGACGCCAAGCAAGGCGTCTGGAACGCCACAAACTACGGCGAGGGCGTCATCGTCGGGTTGCTCGACACCGGCATCGCCGCCTCGCACCGTTCGTTTGGAGACGAGGgcatgccgccgccgcctgccAAGTGGAAGGGCAAGTGCCAGGCCCCCGTGCGTTGTAACAACAAGCTCGTCGGCCTGGTGTCGCTCATGGGCGGCAACGACACCACCGACGCCGTCGGGCACGGGACGCACACTGCAGGCACCGCGGCGGGCCACTTCGTGGACGGCGTCTCGGCGTTCGGCCTCGGCAAGGGCACCGCTGCCGGGATCGCGCCGGGCGCGCACCTGGCCATGTACAAGGTATGCGACGGCGAAGGATGCTTCGAGTCCGACATACTGGCCGGGATGGACGCGGCGGTGAAGGACGGCGTGGACGTGCTGTCGCTCTCCCTCGGCGGCCCCTCCATACCATTGGACAAGGACCTGATCGCGATCGGCGCGTTCGGGGTGATGTCCAAGGGCGTCCTCGTGGTGTGCGCCGGCGGTAACAGCGGCCCGACGCCCTCCACGTTGTCAAACGAGGCGCCTTGGATATTGACCGTGGGGGCCGGGTCGGTGGACCGGAGCTACCGAGCCACCGTGCGGCTCGGCGACGGGGAAGCGTTCGACGGCGAGTCGCTGACGCAGGACAAGCGCTTCAGCTCCAAGGCGTACCCGCTCTACTACCCTCAGGGCACCAGCTACTGCGACTACTTCGACGGCGTCAACATCACCGGCAAGGTGGTCGTGTGCGACACCGAGACGCCGTTGCCTCCGCTGAACTCGATCCAGGCGGTCCAGGCGGCAGGCGGCGCCGGAGTGGTGTTCATCAACGAAGCCGACTTCGGGTACACCATCGTGGTAGAGAAGTATTATAACCTCCCAATGTCACAGGTGACCGCGACCGACGGCGCCAAGATCATGGGCTACGCCAGGGTGGGCTCGACGGCGGCCGCCCACACCGCAACGATACTGTTCAACAGCTCGATTGTTCACGTGAAGCCGGCGCCGATCGTCGCGGCCTTCTCGTCCCGCGGGCCGAACGCGGCCAGCCCCGGCGTGCTCAAGCCCGACATCATGGCGCCGGGGCTCAACATCCTCGCCGCGTGGCCGTCGATGGTGCCCATCGATGGCACGGAGTCGTACAGCTACAACGTTGCCTCCGGCACGTCCATGGCCGCGCCGCACGCCACCGGCATCGTGGCGCTCGTGAAGAAGGCGCACCCGGACTGGTCGCCGTCGGCGGTCAAGTCGGCCATCATGACCACGTCCAGCACCGCCGACAACGCGGGGCACCCCATCATGGACGAAGAGCACCGGAAGGCGAGCTTCTACTCGATCGGCGCCGGCCACGTGGACGCGGCGAAGGCCGTGGACCCAGGCCTGGTCTACGACCTCGACGTCGGCGACTACAGCGCCTACATCTGCGGGCTGCTCGGCGAGCCGGCCATGAAGACTATCACGGGGAACAGCAGCTTGACGTGCGCGGCGATGGGGTCCATCCCGGAGGCGCAGCTGAACTACCCGGCGATACTGGTGCCGCTCTCCGAGAAGCCGTTCAAGGCGAAGCGGACGGTGACAAACGTGGGGCCGGCGATGTCGGTGTACACCGCTCACCTGGACGTGCCCAAGTGGCTCAAGGTGAAGGTGGAGCCAGAGTCGCTGGAGTTCACGTCGGCGATGGAGAAGAAGACATTCACGGTGACCGTGAGCAGCGGGGGAGGCGACGGCGACGCCGATGCCGGGCAGCTGGCCGAGGGGAGCCTCCGCTGGGTGTCTGAAGATCACGTGGTGCGGAGCCCGATCATCGCGGACGCCAGGGTTGTCCCCACATGATTCTGTCAGGCGTTCGTTGTACTCAGCCAGCCTGGTTAGCATAAGCACAAGTATCCATACAGTTCACAAAATGGAGACATTATCGTTCTTCCCAACTAGCACTACTCGTTGAGGTCCCGATTGCAAACATGCAATCACACATATCAAATGAGGTCACTGAGATAACCTTGTAACTTTACTGTATCAAATATCACTACTCAAAATCCTCAAGTTGCCAGCACAATCAAGCTTCTGTCTGAGAGATACATTGCAAACTGACAGCACCACTTCTTTTGTGGAAATCGAGAGGAACACTTGTCACTTGCTGTGCCTCCATGGGTGCTCTGCTTGGGCAAGATTTGAACACCAAAACTCGGACTGGAAGGTCAATGATGTGTTACTGTTACAAAATGACCAGCCAATGAGAAAATCAGCAAGACATGTTGCACATTGAGACGGCATGTGCAGTGCAGTTTAGGCCGTTTCCCAACAAAAGATTAAATAAATACACGAAAGGGAAATCCAGGCACCGAGAAGACATGTCTGGTGCAGTCGTGCAAGTTAACAATGCACACACAAAAATAAATTTCCAAATGATTTTTTGGAAGCTTCACAAGAGATATCCAGGAATCTGAAGATAATTACATTGCTGACAGGATAAGGTAAAAgtggcatatactccctccgttccaacaACAAAGTTTTAGGCAATGGGGAGTGGAAGTCATAAAAAATCTATGGCCAAAGTCAATAAAATGGTTTCCTGAAAATAAAATGTTAAAAATGGATGGTTCAATCATAACTTTCTGATAAGATGCTCAAACAAGCCAATCAACTTCGATTGGAAATGGAAAACTATAGTATTAAGAACTTACTGTAATGAGTACTCAAACATTGATAATTTAATTATAAACGATGAGCTGTTCTGAAGACATCCTAAAGGTGAGGAGACAACCTTTCTTGAAGAACCGAAACTTGGAGCAAATGCTAGACCCAAATGTTGCCAAAAATCTTTGTGTTCATTTGTTTCTAAATACATCAGGCAGCTGTGATATATCTCCATGAAGAATGGTCTGGCAAAAGCAGCTTTAGCCGAAGATATAGCAAAGTTAACTATGCTGCTGTGGCTGAGGGAGATGCCAGTTTTGTATCAACATTCCTGACTGAAGGGACAGTCTTAAAATACGGTCACTAGATTCAAGGATCTCATCTGAGCCGAAGATATAGCAGAGTTACTTCATTACTGTGATTATCTGTGACCCGAAACTTTTTCTTTGTAGCATCTCTCATGTTTAATCTTTCATTGAGAAGGAGCCATGCAAAACCCTTTAGCTTGGCAGAACATTTAGAGGACCAAATCCAGTTGAAACGAGCAGAGGCTTGTATGTGAGAAAAGTATTGGGCATACTGATGGAGTTCTTGTATGTGTCTCCCATGTTGTTCACTTCGGTCATTGACCCCCTGCACTGGATGTTCGCGAAAGCTCATGCTGATGGAGTTCTGGCTCCCCTCAACCTCCCTCCGTCGAATCCGCGCCTGAGCCTTCACGCGGATGATGCAGCGCTGTTTATCACTCCCATGCCTGAAGATGTTCTTGTTACCAAGCAATTGTTGCTTCAGTTCGGCGCCATTTCAGGGCTAGTTGCCAACCTGGACAAGAGTGGGTTGTTCAAAATTCGTTGCGACAACATTGATCTCCCCAACTGCTAAGGTCCTTTCCTGTCATGCAATTCCCATGCAAGTACCTTGGACTACCACTTTACTTCAGGAAGATCACGTGAGCTGAAATACAACCGGTCCTAGATAAAAATAGCTGCAAAACTGCAGAAGTGCAAAGGAAAGCTTCTCAACAGTGATGAACGACTGCGGTTGGTGAACTCGGTGTTGTCTGTTATCCCAACTTACCTGATCACGGTCTTCAAGCTTGATTCTTGGGTCATTAAGCAAATTGACAAGCTGCGCACGAACTTCCTCTGGTGGTCTAAGCCGGTCGCAGCTGTCGGTTTGGCCCTGGTTAACTGGAACACCGTCTGTCGACCTAAAGACATGGGCAGGTTGGGCATCATGGATATCAAACGTTTTGGCAGGGCGCTCAGGCTTCGATGGAAATGGCTCGAATGGATGGCGGACAGAGACCATGGCTAGGCTCTCATATTCCCTGTGAGAAGGATGATCTTGCTCTGTTCCGCGCCTCCACTTCCATCTCCATTCACAATGGCACAAGGGTTTCCTTTTGGAATGACCAGTGGCTCAACGGCTGCTCCCTAAGGATTTGGCACCGGACCTCTTCATTCTGTGCTCAAGGAAAAACGTCGCGGTGGTGACGCAATCAAATCCCAGAGATGGATGTCAGGCCTCCAGCGCATCAAGTCTCCCTTGCAACTAAGGCAATTC
This DNA window, taken from Triticum aestivum cultivar Chinese Spring chromosome 1D, IWGSC CS RefSeq v2.1, whole genome shotgun sequence, encodes the following:
- the LOC123181801 gene encoding subtilisin-like protease, with protein sequence MPMLACSRRSVDDMAHLTALLLASVLVFVLSATPTLSIITGGGGATARQSTSLNHGAARTYVVLVEPPAHAHHADEAAHRRWHESFLRPGSRPGRTAGGDAPTIRHSYTGVFSGFAAKLTEDELAAVSRKRGFVRAFPERRVPLMTTRTPGFLGLDAKQGVWNATNYGEGVIVGLLDTGIAASHRSFGDEGMPPPPAKWKGKCQAPVRCNNKLVGLVSLMGGNDTTDAVGHGTHTAGTAAGHFVDGVSAFGLGKGTAAGIAPGAHLAMYKVCDGEGCFESDILAGMDAAVKDGVDVLSLSLGGPSIPLDKDLIAIGAFGVMSKGVLVVCAGGNSGPTPSTLSNEAPWILTVGAGSVDRSYRATVRLGDGEAFDGESLTQDKRFSSKAYPLYYPQGTSYCDYFDGVNITGKVVVCDTETPLPPLNSIQAVQAAGGAGVVFINEADFGYTIVVEKYYNLPMSQVTATDGAKIMGYARVGSTAAAHTATILFNSSIVHVKPAPIVAAFSSRGPNAASPGVLKPDIMAPGLNILAAWPSMVPIDGTESYSYNVASGTSMAAPHATGIVALVKKAHPDWSPSAVKSAIMTTSSTADNAGHPIMDEEHRKASFYSIGAGHVDAAKAVDPGLVYDLDVGDYSAYICGLLGEPAMKTITGNSSLTCAAMGSIPEAQLNYPAILVPLSEKPFKAKRTVTNVGPAMSVYTAHLDVPKWLKVKVEPESLEFTSAMEKKTFTVTVSSGGGDGDADAGQLAEGSLRWVSEDHVVRSPIIADARVVPT